In Helianthus annuus cultivar XRQ/B chromosome 3, HanXRQr2.0-SUNRISE, whole genome shotgun sequence, a single window of DNA contains:
- the LOC110929858 gene encoding systemin receptor SR160: MMIMMNTLCFINHFLFHTLLLVVNGDSQQLLLFKSSLENPNLLQNWLPGNNVCNFTGVSCAADTRVSAIDLTGIYLNCEFSSISSTLLKVSTLESFVAKNCNVTGTIVMRSSQCSNVLKVLDMSENRISGSVKDMRSLSGCLNLKTLILSGNLIEASDLTKPLAALTLEVIDLSFNIISGQEFMPWMLSDGCGELLEFNVSGNNISGTVPVSLKSCSLLQVVDLSRNSFSGELPMDTFSNLSRLKTLNLGFNNFTGELPESLSEMTNLERFDVSSNRISGEIPAGICQGGTTRLQVLYLQNNKLTGFIPETVSNCSQLVSLDLSFNYFTGKIPESFQYLSKLQDLIIWMNLLTGEIPEELMQVQTLENLILDFNYLTGSIPARLSNCTNLNWISLSNNKLVGEIPAALGGLSNLAILKLGNNSFSGRIPGELGDCKSLVWLDLNTNQLSGMIPPELFKQSGFIASWYLTGKQYVYIKNDGSSQCHGSGNILEFGGIRQVDLQRFSSRHPCNVTRVYLGITQPNFNHNGSMIFLDLSYNKLEGGIPKELGSMYYLNILNLGHNNITGPIPEELSGLKNAAIMDLSHNRLNGSIPRSLSGLSLGDVDLSNNNLSGVIPASAPFDTFPADRFSNNPGLCGYPLPRCRMGPNNKSNGRQEASHAEQLVHYLTIFLPIIGGLGFLLLGYMFYKNHKATEKKNQPETKRHGNVCSVLNYDGKIAYEDFVTATEDFDLKYCVGTGGYGSVYEAKLPDGKIFALKKLHRFEAQQPAFNQTFENEIKVLTNLRHKNIVRLYGFCLHNKCNFLVYEYMEKGSLFCALSNSELAVQMDWFKRLNIIKGVAHALAYMHHDCNPPIVHRDISTNNILLNSELEGFVADFGIARLLDPDSSNQTAVAGTLGYIAPELAYNMIVTEKCDVYSFGVVVLETIGGKHPGDLLSSLNYSTSHGAMLENILDKRLPYPTNKSIVKEIMRVYDVALACILTDPKGRPTMRNVSQELSC; encoded by the exons atgatgataatgatgaataCTCTCTGCTTCATTAATCATTTTCTCTTTCATACGCTGCTGCTTGTTGTTAACGGAGATTCTCAACAGCTTTTGCTCTTCAAATCATCGCTAGAAAACCCCAACCTGTTACAAAACTGGTTACCCGGTAACAACGTGTGCAACTTCACCGGTGTTTCATGCGCAGCAGACACTAGAGTTTCAGCTATAGATCTGACTGGTATTTATTTAAACTGTGAGTTCAGTTCAATTTCGTCAACTTTACTAAAGGTTTCTACTCTAGAATCATTTGTTGCTAAAAACTGCAATGTTACTGGTACTATTGTTATGAGATCATCTCAGTGTAGTAACGTTCTTAAAGTTTTAGATATGAGCGAAAACCGGATATCCGGTTCGGTTAAGGATATGAGGTCATTATCTGGTTGTTTAAACTTGAAAACCTTAATTTTGTCGGGAAATTTGATTGAGGCGAGTGATCTAACGAAACCGTTAGCAGCGCTTACACTAGAGGTTATTGATCTGTCGTTTAATATTATCTCCGGGCAGGAGTTTATGCCGTGGATGTTATCCGACGGTTGCGGTGAGCTCTTGGAGTTTAACGTCTCCGGCAACAACATCTCCGGTACGGTTCCGGTTAGCTTGAAGTCATGTTCGTTGCTTCAAGTGGTCGATCTCTCCCGGAATAGTTTCTCCGGCGAGTTACCGATGGATACATTTTCTAATTTGAGCAGGTTGAAGACGTTGAACCTCGGATTTAATAATTTTACCGGTGAGTTGCCGGAATCGTTGTCGGAGATGACGAATTTGGAGAGGTTTGACGTGAGTTCTAACCGGATTTCCGGTGAGATTCCTGCCGGAATTTGTCAAGGTGGTACAACCAGGTTACAAGTGTTGTACCTTCAGAACAATAAGCTTACTGGTTTTATTCCTGAAACTGTTAGCAATTGTTCTCAACTGGTTTCACTTGATCTGAGTTTCAATTATTTCACCGGAAAAATACCTGAAAGTTTCCAGTATCTATCAAAACTTCAAGATTTGATAATATGGATGAACTTACTAACAGGTGAAATACCGGAAGAGCTTATGCAAGTTCAAACTCTTGAAAATTTGATTCTAGATTTCAATTATTTAACGGGTTCGATTCCAGCTAGATTAAGCAACTGCACCAATTTGAACTGGATTTCGCTTTCCAACAATAAATTGGTCGGAGAAATTCCAGCAGCCCTTGGTGGTTTGTCGAATCTTGCTATTCTTAAACTTGGGAACAACTCGTTTTCTGGCCGGATACCAGGAGAGCTTGGAGATTGTAAGAGCTTGGTATGGTTGGATTTGAACACCAATCAGTTAAGTGGGATGATCCCGCCGGAACTTTTCAAGCAATCTGGATTCATTGCTTCTTGGTATCTCACTGGGAAACAATATGTGTACATTAAGAACGACGGGAGCAGCCAGTGTCATGGTTCCGGGAATATTCTGGAATTCGGAGGGATCCGCCAGGTGGATTTACAACGGTTTTCATCGAGACACCCATGTAACGTCACCAGAGTGTATTTAGGGATCACTCAGCCGAATTTCAATCACAACGGGTCAATGATATTTCTTGATCTTTCGTACAACAAACTGGAGGGTGGAATCCCGAAAGAACTCGGGTCAATGTACTATCTCAATATACTGAATTTGGGTCACAACAATATCACCGGACCGATACCCGAAGAGCTAAGCGGGTTAAAAAACGCAGCAATTATGGATTTATCACATAACAGGCTAAACGGGTCGATCCCAAGATCGTTATCCGGTCTTAGTCTTGGAGATGTCGATCTCTCCAACAATAATTTGTCTGGTGTCATCCCGGCATCTGCTCCTTTTGACACTTTTCCAGCCGACAGGTTTTCAAATAATCCCGGGCTGTGTGGGTATCCTCTTCCTAGGTGCAGGATGGGTCCTAATAATAAATCAAATGGTCGACAGGAAGCGTCACATGCTGAACAATTGGTCCACTATTTAACCATTTTTCTTCCCATCATCGGGGGACTTGGTTTCTTGCTTCTTGGTTACATGTTCTACAAGAATCACAAAGCTACCGAAAAGAAAAACCAGCCAGAAACAAAAAGACACGGAAATGTGTGCTCGGTATTGAATTATGACGGAAAAATTGCATATGAAGACTTCGTCACCGCTACAGAGGATTTTGACCTCAAATACTGCGTTGGAACTGGTGGCTACGGTAGTGTTTATGAAGCAAAACTGCCTGACGGTAAGATATTTGCTTTAAAAAAGCTCCATCGTTTTGAAGCCCAGCAACCAGCATTCAACCAGACTTTCGAGAATGAAATCAAAGTTTTAACCAACCTAAGGCACAAAAACATTGTCAGACTTTATGGTTTTTGTTTGCATAACAAATGTAACTTCCTTGTATATGAATACATGGAAAAGGGGAGCCTATTTTGTGCCTTGAGTAACAGTGAATTAGCTGTACAAATGGACTGGTTCAAGAGGTTGAACATTATCAAAGGTGTAGCCCATGCTTTGGCATACATGCATCATGATTGCAACCCTCCTATTGTTCATAGAGACATATCAACCAACAACATTCTCTTGAACTCAGAACTCGAAGGATTTGTTGCTGACTTTGGAATAGCCAGATTGCTGGACCCGGATTCCTCCAACCAAACGGCCGTTGCAGGAACTTTGGGATACATTGCTCCAG AACTTGCCTACAACATGATTGTGACtgaaaaatgtgacgtatatagCTTTGGGGTTGTGGTGCTTGAGACAATTGGAGGGAAGCATCCCGGAGACCTCCTTTCATCCTTGAATTATTCAACTAGTCATGGTGCAATGTTGGAAAATATATTGGATAAGAGACTCCCTTATCCAACCAATAAGTCGATTGTAAAGGAAATCATGCGTGTATATGATGTAGCACTAGCATGCATTCTCACTGATCCAAAGGGTCGACCAACAATGAGAAACGTGTCTCAGGAATTATCATGTTGA